Part of the Paludisphaera borealis genome, ACCGAGTTCTCGCTACCGATGGACAACCGATGGCGGACGCGTGTATACTACCTCGGGGTGGTCTTTATCGATGAGGGCGGTCGGGGGGGCTTTCCAGGGATGGCTGCATCGGACGTGGTGATCCGGGGCGCGCGCGAGCATAATTTGCGGGACGTGTCGCTCACGCTGCCGCGCGGAAGGTTGATCTGCCTGACGGGGGTGTCGGGCTCGGGGAAGAGTTCCTTGGCCTTCGACACGCTGTATGCCGAGGGGCAGCGGCGGTACGTCGAGAGCCTTTCGAGCTACGCGCGGCAGTTCCTGGGGCAGATGCCCAAGCCGCAGGTCGACCGGATCGAGGGGCTGTCGCCGTCGATCTCGATCCAGCAGAAGACCGGCGGCCGGAACCCCCGCTCGACGGTCGGCACCATCACCGAGATCAACGACTATCTCCGCGTTCTGTTCGCCCGGGTCGGCCAGGGGCACTGCCCGAACTGCGACCGCCCCGTCGCCGCGCAGACCCGCGAGCAGATCATCGCGCGGATCCTCGACCTCCCGGCGGGCACGGCCTTCAGCGTCCTCGCCCCGGTCGTGCGCGGTCAGAAGGGCGAATATAAGGACCTGTTCGTCGACCTCGCCAAGGCCGGCTACGTGCGGGCGCGGGTCGACGGCGTGGTTCACGAGCTTTCGTCCAACCTGGCGCTCGACCGCCAGATCAAGCACGACATCGAGGTCGTGATCGACCGTCTCAAGGCGACGGCCGTCGAGACGGCCCGGGCGCGGCTGGCCGAGGCCGTCGAGCAGGCCTTGAAGCTCGGCGACGGCACGCTCGTCGTGGCGATCGAGGGGCGGCCCGACCTGATGCTTTCGGCCCACCACGCCTGCGCGCATTGCGGGATCGGCTTCGACCCGCCGAGCCCGCAGTTGTTCAGCTTCAACAGCCCGCAGGGGATGTGCCCGTCGTGCGACGGCCTGGGCGTGCGGCACGATTTCGACCCCGACCTGCTCGTCCCCGACCCGTCGTTGTCGGTCTGGGACGGCGCGATCGTCCCGCTGGGCGCGGTCAAGGGGATCGGTAAGTGGCGTCGGCACATATTTGAAGGCGTCGCCGCGAACTTCGAGGCCGACGCCGACGGCCCGCCCAAGGGCGCGATGCTCAAGGGGCCGTGGGCCAAGCTCGACCCCCGGTGGCGCGACGTCTGGCTCCACGGCGCGGGAGACCGGCCGATCGTCTGCCGTTGGAGGAGTCGCGGGAAGGTGTCGTCGCACGTCGAGAAATGGGCCGGCGTGGGCGTCGACATGCTCGACCGCTACAAGAAGGCGACCGGCGGAATCGCCAAGGCCCAGCTTGAGCCGTACATGCGCAGCATGCCCTGCCCCGACTGCAAGGGGACCCGGCTGAACCCGCGCGCCCGGGCCGTCCGGGTCGGCGGCAAGACGCTCGTCGACCTCGGCGGCCAGCCGATCGGCCAGGTCAAGGGCTTCTTCGACGCCCTCGCGGGCTCGCCCGCCGCGGCCGGAGCGCCCGAGGGCTTCTCGCCCCTCGACGCCGTTTCGCGGACGATCGCCGACGAGCTGCTCAAGGAGATTCGCGGTCGGCTCGGGTTCCTCAACGACGTCGGCCTGCACTACCTCGCGCTCGACCGCTCGGCGCCGACCCTCTCCGGCGGCGAGGCCCAGCGCATCCGGCTGGCCAGCCAGGTCGGCGCGGGGCTCGTGGGGGTGCTCTACATCCTCGACGAGCCCTCGATCGGCCTCCACCCGCGCGACAACGACCGGCTGATCGCCACCTTGCAGCGGCTCCGCGACGTCGGCAACACGGTCATCGTCGTCGAGCACGACGAAGACACCATGCGCGCCGCTGACTGGCTCGTCGACTTCGGCCCCGGACCCGGGGTCAAAGGGGGCGAGGTTGTCGCGCAGGGCGACCTCGAAACCGTCTCGAAATCGAAGGCCAGCCTCACCGGCGCCTACCTCTCGGGCGCGGCCCGGATCGAGGTCCCCGTCGACCGCAAAGCCCCCGACGGCCGCGCCGTGGTCGTCCGGGGCGCCTGGCATCACAATTTGAAAGGTATCGACGTCTCGATCCCGCTGGGGCTCTTGACGGTCGTCACCGGCGTGTCGGGCTCGGGCAAAAGCTCGCTCGTCAGCGACATCCTCCGCGACGCCCTCGCCCGCGATCTGAACGGAGCGCAGAGCGTCCCCGGCGCGCACGATCGGATCGACGGCGTCGACCAGCTCGACAAGGTCATCGACATCGATCAGTCGCCGATCGGTCGAACTCCGAGGTCGAATCCAGCGACGTACATCAAATTATGGGATCTGGTCCGCGACCTTTACGCCAAGCTGCCGGACTCGCGGGCGCGCGGCTACCAGCCGGGGCGGTTCAGCTTCAACGTCCCCGGCGGCCGGTGCGAGGCCTGCGAGGGGAACGGCTCGAACAAGCTGGAGATGGACTTCCTCGCCGACGTCTGGGTCGTCTGCCCGGTCTGCGACGGCAAGCGGTTCAGCCGCGAAACGCTGCACGTGCGCTATAAAGGAAAGAGCATCAGCGACGTCCTCGACATGGACGTGCAAGAGGCGCTCGAGCACTTCGCCAACGTCCCCAAGATCGCCCTGATGCTCCAGACCTTGCACGACGTCGGGCTCGACTACCTCAAGCTCGGCCAGGCGTCGCCGACCCTCTCCGGCGGCGAGGCCCAGCGTATCAAGCTCGCCCGCGAACTCGTCCGCAGGGGGACCGGCAAGACCCTTTACATCCTCGACGAACCGACGACCGGCCTGCACTTCGACGACGTCCGCAAGCTGCTCGACGTGCTCCACGGCTTCAAGCGGCAGGGCAACACGGTCGTCGTCGTCGAGCACAACCTCGACGTCGTCAAGACCGCCGACTGGCTCATCGACCTCGGCCCCGAAGGGGGCGCCGGAGGGGGCCGGATCGTCGCCGAGGGGACGCCCGAAACCGTTGCCGCCGTCGCCGGAAGCCACACCGGCGCCGCCCTCCAGCGCGTGCTTCACCCCGACCCCTCGCGGCGCGTCGGCCAGATCGAGACGAAGACGAAGAAGTCGAAATCGAAGAAGTCGAAGTCGTCGGAAGAAGGGCTCGACGCGATCGCCGTGCGGGGCGCGCGGCAGCACAATTTGAAGGGGATCGACGTCGACGTCCCGCGCCACAAGATGACCGTCTGCACCGGCCCGAGCGGCTCGGGCAAGAGCTCGCTGGCGATCGACACGCTGTACGCCGAAGGCCAAAGGCGGTACGTCGAGAGCCTGTCGAGCTACGCCCGGCAGTTCCTCGCGCCGTTGCAGAAGCCGCGCGTCGAGCGGATCAGCGGCCTCTCGCCGGCCGTGAGCATCGAGCAGAAGACGACCAGCAAGAGCCCGCGATCGACGGTCGGAACCGTGACCGAGATCCACGACTACTTGCGCATCTTGATGGCCCGGCTCGGCCGCCCGTTCTGCCCCGACTGCGGCGCCGAGATCGGCACGCAGTCGGCCGACGAGGTCGTCGAGAAGATCCTCCACCTCCCCGAGGGGAGCCGCGTCTACGTCATGGCGCCGATCGAGCGCCGGGACAATGAGACGTATGAAGATCTGTGGGAAAGCTTGAAAGCCACGGGCTTCGCGCGGGTCCGGGTCGACGGCGCGTCGGTCGATCTCGATTCGCCGCCGAAGCTCAGCCGACGCCGCAAGCACAAGGTCGAGGTCGTCGTCGACCGCGCGATCGTCCGCCGGTCGACCCGCTCGCGGCTGGCCGACTCGGTCGAATCGGCGCTCGATCTGGGCAAGGGGGTGGTGCACGTCGCCCGCGTCGGCGACGAGGACGACGAGGCCCGCTGGCCCGTCGACCGCTACAGCCAGCACCGCTCGTGCGACGGCTGCGGGCGGAGCTTCGAGGAGCTTTCGCCCCACCACTTCTCGTTCAACAGCCCGCTCGGCTGGTGCCCGGTCTGCGAGGGGCTGGGCGTCCAGCACGGGGCGAACCCGGCGATCCTGATCCCCGACCCGTCTCGCAGCCTCCGCGCCGGGGCCGTCGCCGTCTGGCCGAAACTCGCGGAGAATCCGCTGTTCGCCCGGATGATCGAGGCGATGGCGAAGGCCGAGGCCATCGACCTCGACCTTCCGTTCGACGACCTCGAAGGCCGCCACCGCCGCACGATCCTCCACGGCAAGGAGAACGCCTGGTACGTCGTCCCCGCCGCCGGCCGCGAACCCGGCTTCTCATTCCAATATAAGGGATTGTTCCCGGCGATCGAGGAGGCGGCGCGGGTCTCGTTCGTGTACAGATATAAGTTGCAAGGCATGGTCGACGACGTGCCGTGCGCGTCGTGCATGGGGGCGAGGCTCCGCGACGACGCGGCGGCGGTTCGGTTCGAGAGCTGGACGCTCGACCAGATCAGCCGATGGCCGCTCGGCCAGTCGCTCCAGTTCTTCGAGGGGCTTTCGCTCACGGCCGACCAGCAGCACATCGCCGGCGACCTCGTCCGCGAGGTCCGCGAACGGCTGTCGTTCCTCGTCGAAGTCGGGCTCGACTACCTCTCGCTCGGCCGGGGCACGCCCACGCTCTCCGGCGGCGAAAGCCAGCGCATCCGGCTCGCCAGCCAGATCGGCAGCGGCCTGACGGGCGTCTTGTACGTCCTCGACGAGCCGACAATCGGCCTCCACCCGCGCGACAACAACCGCCTGCTGGGCGCGCTCAAGCGGCTCCGCGACCTGGGCAACACGCTGGTCCTCGTCGAGCACGACCGCGAGATCATCGAGGCGGCCGACCACCTGATCGACTTCGGCCCCGGCTCGGGCCGGTTCGGCGGCGAAGTCACCGCCAGCGGCACGCCCAAGGCCGTCCGCGCCAACCCGGATTCGCTCACCGGCCGCTACCTCAGCGGCGCGACGGCCATCCCCGTGCCCACCAACCGCCGCCCCGCCGGTCCCGAGTCCGGCGTCGGCGCGATCACGATCCGGGGCGCGCGGCAGCACAATTTGAAGGACCTCGACGTCCGCATCCCGCTCGGCGTCGTGACGGTCGTCACCGGCGTGTCGGGCTCGGGCAAAAGCTCGCTCGTCGAGGACGTGCTCTGGAAGACCGCCGCCCGGCTCTTGCACCGGGCGCAGACGACCCCCGGCGCGGTCGAGTCGGTCGACGGCCTCGGTCAGGTCGACAAGGTCATCAGCGTCGATCAATCGCCCATCGGCGGCACGCCGAACTCGACCGCCGCGACCTACTCGGGCGTTTTCGACCTGGTCCGCGACCTGTACACCAAGCTCCCCGAGGCCAAGGTGCGCGGGTACACGAGCCGGCGGTTCAGCTTCAACATGGCCGGCGGCCGGTGCGAGGCGTGCGAGGGCGCCGGCAAGAAACGCATCGAGATGCACTTCTTGCCCGATGTCTGGATCACCTGCGACTCGTGCGGCGGCAAGCGGTTCGTCCCCGAGGTGTTGGCCGTCCAGTTTCGCGGCAAGTCGATCGCCGACGTGCTCGACATGTCGGTCGACCAGGCCCTCGAACTGTTCGCGAACACGCCCCGGATCAAGAAGATCTTGCAGACGTTGCACGACGTCGGCCTCGGCTACCTGCCCCTCGGCCAGTCGGCGCCGACGCTCTCCGGCGGCGAGGCCCAGCGCGTGAAGCTGGCCGCCGAACTCGCGCGGCCGGACACCGGCCGGACCCTTTACATCCTCGACGAGCCGACCACCGGCCTGCACCTCGACGACGTCCGCAAGCTGCTCGACGTGATCCACCGACTGTCGGACCTCGGCAACACCGTGGTCGTCATCGAGCACAACCTGGAGGTGATCAAGACGGCCGACTGGCTTCTCGACCTCGGCCCCGAAGCGGGCCACGGCGGCGGCGAACTGGTCGCCGAGGGGACGCCTGAAGACGTCTCGAAATGCAAGCGCGGATATACGTCGAAGTTCCTCCGCGAGCTGCTCGCAGCCGGCCCTCACGCCGAGCGACCCCGGTACGACCCCAAGGAGGCCGCCCGCAAGGCCGCCGAGGAAGCCAAGGCCGCCCGGCTCGCGGCCAGGGGGCCCGCGAAGGCCGCGCCGAAGGCGAAGGGGGCGGCGAAGTCGAAAGCAACCGCGTCGATTCACGTCGACGAGTCGACGACCACGGCCCTGGCGCCCTGGGAGCGCGACGGCCGGAAGTGGCACACCGAGACGCGGACGGCCCGCACCGGCCGCCCCGCGCGGTGGGACGGCCGCATCCTGTCGCGGATCGTCGACAAGGTCGCCAAGCTCACCGGCGGCGACCTCGCGCCGGCCGACTGGAACGAGCGCGGGGTGGTCCGGATCGTCGCCGCCGATCCCGAAACGTCGCTCGGCGCCCCGTTCTTCCACGC contains:
- the uvrA gene encoding excinuclease ABC subunit UvrA; its protein translation is MAASDVVIRGAREHNLRDVSLTLPRGRLICLTGVSGSGKSSLAFDTLYAEGQRRYVESLSSYARQFLGQMPKPQVDRIEGLSPSISIQQKTGGRNPRSTVGTITEINDYLRVLFARVGQGHCPNCDRPVAAQTREQIIARILDLPAGTAFSVLAPVVRGQKGEYKDLFVDLAKAGYVRARVDGVVHELSSNLALDRQIKHDIEVVIDRLKATAVETARARLAEAVEQALKLGDGTLVVAIEGRPDLMLSAHHACAHCGIGFDPPSPQLFSFNSPQGMCPSCDGLGVRHDFDPDLLVPDPSLSVWDGAIVPLGAVKGIGKWRRHIFEGVAANFEADADGPPKGAMLKGPWAKLDPRWRDVWLHGAGDRPIVCRWRSRGKVSSHVEKWAGVGVDMLDRYKKATGGIAKAQLEPYMRSMPCPDCKGTRLNPRARAVRVGGKTLVDLGGQPIGQVKGFFDALAGSPAAAGAPEGFSPLDAVSRTIADELLKEIRGRLGFLNDVGLHYLALDRSAPTLSGGEAQRIRLASQVGAGLVGVLYILDEPSIGLHPRDNDRLIATLQRLRDVGNTVIVVEHDEDTMRAADWLVDFGPGPGVKGGEVVAQGDLETVSKSKASLTGAYLSGAARIEVPVDRKAPDGRAVVVRGAWHHNLKGIDVSIPLGLLTVVTGVSGSGKSSLVSDILRDALARDLNGAQSVPGAHDRIDGVDQLDKVIDIDQSPIGRTPRSNPATYIKLWDLVRDLYAKLPDSRARGYQPGRFSFNVPGGRCEACEGNGSNKLEMDFLADVWVVCPVCDGKRFSRETLHVRYKGKSISDVLDMDVQEALEHFANVPKIALMLQTLHDVGLDYLKLGQASPTLSGGEAQRIKLARELVRRGTGKTLYILDEPTTGLHFDDVRKLLDVLHGFKRQGNTVVVVEHNLDVVKTADWLIDLGPEGGAGGGRIVAEGTPETVAAVAGSHTGAALQRVLHPDPSRRVGQIETKTKKSKSKKSKSSEEGLDAIAVRGARQHNLKGIDVDVPRHKMTVCTGPSGSGKSSLAIDTLYAEGQRRYVESLSSYARQFLAPLQKPRVERISGLSPAVSIEQKTTSKSPRSTVGTVTEIHDYLRILMARLGRPFCPDCGAEIGTQSADEVVEKILHLPEGSRVYVMAPIERRDNETYEDLWESLKATGFARVRVDGASVDLDSPPKLSRRRKHKVEVVVDRAIVRRSTRSRLADSVESALDLGKGVVHVARVGDEDDEARWPVDRYSQHRSCDGCGRSFEELSPHHFSFNSPLGWCPVCEGLGVQHGANPAILIPDPSRSLRAGAVAVWPKLAENPLFARMIEAMAKAEAIDLDLPFDDLEGRHRRTILHGKENAWYVVPAAGREPGFSFQYKGLFPAIEEAARVSFVYRYKLQGMVDDVPCASCMGARLRDDAAAVRFESWTLDQISRWPLGQSLQFFEGLSLTADQQHIAGDLVREVRERLSFLVEVGLDYLSLGRGTPTLSGGESQRIRLASQIGSGLTGVLYVLDEPTIGLHPRDNNRLLGALKRLRDLGNTLVLVEHDREIIEAADHLIDFGPGSGRFGGEVTASGTPKAVRANPDSLTGRYLSGATAIPVPTNRRPAGPESGVGAITIRGARQHNLKDLDVRIPLGVVTVVTGVSGSGKSSLVEDVLWKTAARLLHRAQTTPGAVESVDGLGQVDKVISVDQSPIGGTPNSTAATYSGVFDLVRDLYTKLPEAKVRGYTSRRFSFNMAGGRCEACEGAGKKRIEMHFLPDVWITCDSCGGKRFVPEVLAVQFRGKSIADVLDMSVDQALELFANTPRIKKILQTLHDVGLGYLPLGQSAPTLSGGEAQRVKLAAELARPDTGRTLYILDEPTTGLHLDDVRKLLDVIHRLSDLGNTVVVIEHNLEVIKTADWLLDLGPEAGHGGGELVAEGTPEDVSKCKRGYTSKFLRELLAAGPHAERPRYDPKEAARKAAEEAKAARLAARGPAKAAPKAKGAAKSKATASIHVDESTTTALAPWERDGRKWHTETRTARTGRPARWDGRILSRIVDKVAKLTGGDLAPADWNERGVVRIVAADPETSLGAPFFHATTSGEWIVTLRFCIPRRTFKEKTLAGLLALVPFSECATPVLSDAPRMRFAEHPGYQEITLTGHGLDDFQTPAFDDFLTLAVAAHARRDQPAKPKAKLKRAADL